The following are encoded in a window of Arthrobacter sp. OAP107 genomic DNA:
- the cydB gene encoding cytochrome d ubiquinol oxidase subunit II, with protein sequence MELLPTIWFIAIAVLWTGYLFLEGFDLGVGMLMKIFARNNTERRVLLNTIGPVWDGNEVWLLTAGGATFAAFPFWYASLFSALYLPLLLVLVALIFRAVAFEYRGKVDTDRWRNTWDWAIAVGSFLAAFGVGAALGLTTTGLPLDANGDRDGGPFSWFSWYAVLGGLAVACFALLHALAFLALKTDGEVRHRARQWFVRLLPVLLLPMAGWAIGVQVLSGKAWTLVVLAVAVAAAVVAWAQARKGNEGRAFLSTGVFLLGGSASIFGAVFPVVLPSTIDPAYNLTIANASSSDYTLGLMSIVACVGLPLVIAYQAWTYWVFRRRVSAAHIPEAHSFLPAVAAKALIRKD encoded by the coding sequence ATGGAACTGCTGCCAACCATATGGTTCATTGCCATCGCGGTCCTGTGGACCGGCTACCTCTTCCTGGAGGGCTTCGACCTGGGCGTCGGGATGCTGATGAAGATCTTTGCCCGCAACAACACCGAACGCCGCGTGCTGCTCAACACCATCGGGCCGGTCTGGGACGGAAATGAAGTCTGGCTCCTGACCGCCGGCGGCGCCACTTTCGCAGCCTTCCCGTTCTGGTACGCCTCCCTGTTCTCCGCCCTGTACCTGCCGCTGCTGCTGGTCCTGGTGGCGCTGATCTTCCGGGCGGTGGCGTTCGAATACCGGGGCAAGGTGGACACCGACCGCTGGCGCAACACCTGGGACTGGGCGATCGCCGTCGGCTCCTTCCTTGCCGCCTTCGGCGTGGGTGCCGCGCTGGGCCTGACCACCACCGGTCTGCCGCTGGACGCCAACGGTGACCGCGACGGCGGCCCGTTCTCCTGGTTCAGCTGGTACGCCGTGCTGGGCGGCCTGGCGGTGGCTTGCTTCGCGCTGCTGCACGCCCTCGCGTTCCTGGCACTGAAGACCGACGGCGAAGTCCGGCACCGCGCGCGGCAGTGGTTCGTCCGGCTGCTTCCCGTGCTGCTCCTCCCGATGGCGGGCTGGGCCATCGGCGTGCAGGTCCTCAGCGGGAAAGCCTGGACACTGGTTGTCCTTGCGGTAGCCGTGGCCGCCGCGGTGGTGGCCTGGGCTCAGGCCCGGAAGGGCAACGAAGGCCGGGCCTTCCTGTCAACGGGTGTGTTCCTGCTGGGCGGCTCCGCCTCCATCTTTGGTGCGGTATTCCCGGTGGTCCTGCCGTCCACCATCGACCCCGCCTACAACCTCACCATCGCCAACGCGTCGTCCTCTGATTACACCCTCGGCCTGATGAGCATCGTGGCGTGCGTCGGACTGCCGCTGGTGATCGCCTACCAGGCCTGGACGTACTGGGTGTTCCGCCGCCGCGTCAGCGCCGCGCACATCCCGGAGGCGCACAGCTTCCTGCCCGCGGTGGCCGCCAAAGCACTGATCAGGAAAGACTGA